The window GCTTCAGAAATAGACGGCGGTACATAATCTATAGTTACATTATTACCTTCAATCTGAACAATATAGTTAGGATAACCTCTTAGCACGTCCAAAATTTTAAGGTTAACTTCTAACACGTATATATTTTTTAACTATTAGTTTTAAATTCTGCATTCCTATTACTATTACCTCATCACCCTTAGATATTGGTTCATTAGAAATCGCCTTCCAATATTCTCCCTCTAGCAAGACATATCCTTCCTTACCTGGAGAAATATCATCAACTGCCCTTCCTATCTTGCCCTCATAGGTATACGAATTCCTCTTCCTTGTTGTCCATATTACGTTTACAACCCTGTAGAGCAAAAAACCAACTACAGCAAGTGATGGAATTGCAACAATAGGGTTAGTGTATTGACCAGTAAGTATTAAAGCCAATATGACTACAACAATTATTATTATCGACACGGGATCATGTACTACCATAATATTTAATACTCCTCGATCTAAAAATACTTTTCAATGCTCATAAGAGTTTTCCTGATTATTGTAATGCTTATATTGCCTTTAACAGTTACTCCACTATTGCCAAACTCTCAAGCCATAAATTCTTACC is drawn from Sulfolobus acidocaldarius SUSAZ and contains these coding sequences:
- a CDS encoding serine protease, which encodes MVVHDPVSIIIIVVVILALILTGQYTNPIVAIPSLAVVGFLLYRVVNVIWTTRKRNSYTYEGKIGRAVDDISPGKEGYVLLEGEYWKAISNEPISKGDEVIVIGMQNLKLIVKKYIRVRS